The Vicinamibacteria bacterium genome contains a region encoding:
- a CDS encoding Uma2 family endonuclease produces the protein MSTATILDRDFLERLPGNSTLILRDVSWDDYESLLAAVGETAGVRISYDEGTLQIMTLSPKHESYGRLLERLVDRLSVRLGVEIVSFGSSTIRRKGRRKGTEPDACFYVQSAPAIGPRIDLDFDRDPPPDIAVEIDVQHDSLGKFSLYAAMGVPEIWRYDGVALTMHRLEGDHYVLAPASIAFPVLDAQTLTRFLGIAGEKSQHEILLAFEEWLGALPRQ, from the coding sequence ATGAGCACAGCCACCATTCTGGATCGCGATTTCCTCGAGCGACTTCCAGGAAACAGCACGCTCATTCTTCGCGACGTTTCCTGGGACGACTACGAGTCGCTCCTCGCCGCCGTCGGTGAGACGGCGGGGGTCCGCATCTCTTACGACGAGGGCACACTTCAGATCATGACGCTTTCACCCAAACATGAAAGCTACGGCCGCCTCCTGGAAAGACTTGTCGACCGCTTGAGCGTCAGGCTCGGCGTCGAGATCGTCTCCTTCGGCTCATCCACGATCAGACGGAAGGGTCGCAGGAAGGGAACGGAGCCGGATGCCTGCTTCTATGTGCAGTCTGCGCCCGCGATTGGCCCCAGGATCGACCTCGACTTCGATAGGGACCCGCCACCCGATATCGCCGTCGAAATCGACGTCCAGCATGACTCCCTCGGCAAGTTTTCTCTGTATGCCGCCATGGGAGTCCCGGAAATCTGGCGCTACGATGGAGTCGCTCTCACCATGCACCGTCTGGAGGGCGACCACTACGTCCTCGCGCCGGCAAGCATCGCTTTTCCTGTTCTCGACGCCCAAACTCTCACGAGGTTTCTGGGAATCGCGGGCGAAAAGAGCCAGCACGAGATCCTCCTCGCCTTCGAGGAGTGGCTCGGCGCGCTTCCTCGTCAGTAA